A single genomic interval of Streptomyces sp. 1222.5 harbors:
- a CDS encoding geranyl diphosphate 2-C-methyltransferase, giving the protein MTTAPVARTASAPVPAQSTYQSRVADYWNAEENPVNLELGRIDDLYHHHYGIGGADLSVLDEPDPDVRRERITTELHRLEHAQAELLATHLGPLSPTDRVFDAGCGRGGGSVTAHLRYGCHADGVTLSTKQAEFANEQARARGIDHKVRYHHRNMLDTGFESGAYAASWNNESTMYVELDLLFAEHARLLRRGGRYVVITGCYNDTYGQASREVSLINAHYICDIHPRSEYFRAMARNRLVPVHVEDLTQATIPYWDLRKKADHLVTGIEDTFLDAYRNGSFQYLLIVADRV; this is encoded by the coding sequence TTGACGACCGCCCCCGTCGCCCGGACCGCATCCGCCCCGGTGCCGGCCCAGTCCACGTACCAGAGCCGCGTCGCGGACTACTGGAACGCCGAGGAGAACCCGGTCAACCTCGAACTCGGCAGGATCGACGATCTGTACCACCACCACTACGGCATCGGGGGAGCCGATCTGTCGGTGCTCGACGAGCCCGACCCCGACGTGCGCCGGGAGCGCATCACCACCGAGCTGCACCGCCTGGAACACGCCCAGGCCGAGCTGCTCGCCACCCATCTCGGCCCGCTCTCCCCCACCGACCGGGTCTTCGACGCGGGCTGCGGCCGCGGCGGCGGCAGCGTCACGGCGCATCTGCGCTACGGCTGCCACGCGGACGGCGTCACCCTCTCCACCAAGCAGGCCGAGTTCGCCAACGAGCAGGCCCGTGCGCGGGGCATCGACCACAAGGTGCGCTACCACCACCGCAACATGCTCGACACGGGCTTCGAGTCGGGCGCGTACGCGGCCTCGTGGAACAACGAGTCGACCATGTACGTCGAGCTGGACCTGCTGTTCGCCGAGCACGCCCGGCTGCTGCGCCGCGGCGGGCGCTACGTCGTGATCACCGGCTGCTACAACGACACCTACGGGCAGGCCTCCCGTGAGGTGTCGCTGATCAACGCGCACTACATCTGCGACATCCACCCGCGCTCGGAGTATTTCCGGGCAATGGCGCGCAACCGTCTGGTACCGGTCCACGTCGAGGATCTGACCCAGGCCACGATCCCCTACTGGGACCTGCGCAAGAAGGCCGATCACCTGGTCACGGGCATCGAGGACACCTTCCTCGACGCCTACCGCAACGGCAGCTTCCAGTATCTGCTGATCGTGGCCGACCGGGTCTGA
- a CDS encoding family 2 encapsulin nanocompartment cargo protein terpene cyclase translates to MSTPTPSYTLPGPPDIARSLRRERRTGAVPGLHHRPAVPADPAKAAEIDRRLETWARGLDLFPEAWKGDFAGFQFGRAVVLQHPGALDLERLTVAGQLLLAENVVDSCYCEEDEGRGGARRGLGGRLIMAQSAIDPYHGVPELEEEWREGVRADGPLRSYHFALADFGAFATPSQTGRFVHDIARLHLGYLAEAAWAETRYVPRVWEYLVMRQFNNFRPCLSIVDAVDGYELPEQIYARPEIQRITALACNATTIVNDLYSFTKELASDPTHLNLPQVVAANDRCGLKAAYLKSVEIHNRIMEAFEEESAVLSATSPLVERYAQGLAAWVSGNHEWHATNSHRYHLPDYW, encoded by the coding sequence ATGAGCACACCCACCCCCTCCTACACGCTGCCCGGGCCGCCCGACATCGCCCGGAGCCTGCGCCGCGAGCGGCGCACCGGGGCCGTCCCCGGGCTGCACCACCGGCCGGCCGTCCCCGCCGACCCCGCGAAGGCCGCCGAGATCGACCGCCGGCTGGAGACCTGGGCCCGCGGCCTGGACCTGTTCCCCGAGGCCTGGAAGGGGGACTTCGCCGGGTTCCAGTTCGGCCGGGCCGTCGTGCTCCAGCATCCGGGCGCCCTCGACCTGGAGCGTCTGACGGTGGCCGGCCAGCTGCTGCTCGCCGAGAACGTCGTCGACTCCTGCTACTGCGAGGAGGACGAGGGCCGGGGCGGAGCGCGCCGCGGTCTCGGCGGCCGGCTGATCATGGCCCAGTCGGCCATCGACCCCTACCACGGCGTCCCGGAGCTGGAGGAGGAGTGGCGCGAGGGCGTACGGGCCGACGGTCCGCTGCGCTCGTACCACTTCGCCCTCGCCGACTTCGGCGCCTTCGCCACCCCCAGCCAGACCGGCCGGTTCGTGCACGACATCGCCCGGCTCCACCTCGGCTATCTCGCGGAGGCGGCCTGGGCCGAGACCCGGTACGTGCCGAGGGTGTGGGAGTACCTGGTGATGCGGCAGTTCAACAACTTCCGTCCGTGTCTGTCGATCGTGGACGCGGTGGACGGCTACGAACTGCCCGAGCAGATCTACGCCCGCCCGGAGATCCAGCGGATCACCGCGCTGGCGTGCAACGCGACCACCATCGTGAACGACCTCTACTCCTTCACCAAGGAACTGGCGAGCGATCCGACCCATCTGAACCTCCCGCAGGTCGTCGCCGCCAACGACCGGTGCGGGCTGAAGGCCGCCTATCTGAAGTCGGTCGAGATCCACAACCGGATCATGGAGGCCTTCGAGGAGGAGTCGGCCGTCCTGTCCGCGACCTCGCCCCTCGTGGAGCGCTACGCCCAGGGGCTCGCCGCCTGGGTGTCCGGCAACCACGAGTGGCACGCCACCAACAGCCACCGCTACCACCTGCCCGACTACTGGTGA
- a CDS encoding family 2B encapsulin nanocompartment shell protein produces MSTPDIATGPAVDEPGPEAPADGQLTSLSTRAARQLTSTTKTEPQMQAITSRWLLKSLPWVDVKGGAYRVNRRLQLRTGRGRVQFEHHGADDIRVVPQTLTELPILRGYDDAEVLRELAGRFRSRDVRAGQVLFEAGQPVTEAYLVVHGRFTRYTTGKYGEEEIIGVVTGGDQMGDEAVGQSDPLWLASVRAETAGVVLALPWDGVEELTERAPSLAAHLQAYVERQRRPMNRKGEAEVPVQAGHVGEPTLPGGFVDYEVTPREYELSLTQTVLRVHTRVADLYNDPMDQTAQQLRLTVEEIRERQEWELVNNREFGLLHNVDYGQRISTYTGPPTPDDMDELLSMRRKTKVFLAHPKAIAAIFRQCNRRGLVPGTASVDGHEMPAWRGVPILPCSKIPISANHTTSIIALRTGEADQGVVGLYQTGIPEEYQPGLNVRFMGIDGAAIINYLVTAYYSLAILVPDAAGILENVQLGRTAD; encoded by the coding sequence GTGTCCACTCCGGACATCGCCACCGGTCCAGCAGTCGATGAACCGGGCCCCGAGGCCCCGGCCGACGGGCAGCTCACCAGCCTGAGCACCCGAGCGGCCCGCCAGCTCACCAGCACCACCAAGACCGAACCCCAGATGCAGGCCATCACCTCGCGATGGCTGCTGAAGTCCCTGCCGTGGGTGGACGTCAAGGGCGGCGCCTACCGGGTCAACCGGCGGCTCCAGCTGCGCACCGGCCGCGGGCGCGTGCAGTTCGAGCACCACGGCGCCGACGACATCCGGGTCGTCCCGCAGACGCTGACCGAGTTGCCGATCCTGCGCGGCTACGACGACGCGGAGGTGCTGCGGGAGCTCGCCGGCCGTTTCCGGTCCCGGGACGTGCGCGCCGGCCAGGTGCTGTTCGAGGCGGGTCAGCCGGTGACCGAGGCCTATCTCGTCGTGCACGGGCGGTTCACCCGCTACACGACCGGCAAGTACGGGGAGGAGGAGATCATCGGGGTCGTCACCGGCGGCGATCAGATGGGGGACGAGGCGGTCGGGCAGTCCGATCCGCTGTGGCTGGCCTCGGTGCGCGCCGAGACCGCGGGCGTGGTGCTGGCGCTGCCCTGGGACGGGGTGGAGGAGCTCACCGAGCGGGCGCCGTCGCTCGCCGCCCACCTCCAGGCCTATGTCGAGCGGCAGCGCAGGCCGATGAACCGCAAGGGCGAGGCGGAGGTCCCGGTGCAGGCCGGCCATGTGGGCGAGCCGACGCTGCCCGGCGGCTTCGTCGACTACGAAGTGACCCCGCGCGAATACGAGTTGTCCCTCACCCAGACGGTGCTGCGGGTGCACACCCGGGTGGCCGACCTCTACAACGACCCGATGGACCAGACCGCCCAGCAGCTGCGGCTGACCGTGGAGGAGATCCGCGAGCGGCAGGAATGGGAGCTGGTCAACAACCGGGAGTTCGGGCTGCTCCACAACGTCGACTACGGCCAGCGGATCAGCACCTACACGGGGCCGCCGACGCCGGACGACATGGACGAACTGCTGTCCATGCGGCGCAAGACCAAGGTGTTCCTCGCCCATCCGAAGGCGATCGCGGCCATCTTCCGGCAGTGCAACAGGCGCGGCCTGGTGCCGGGCACCGCGAGCGTCGACGGCCACGAGATGCCCGCCTGGCGCGGGGTGCCGATCCTCCCGTGCAGCAAGATCCCGATCAGCGCGAACCACACCACCAGCATCATCGCGCTGCGCACCGGTGAGGCCGACCAGGGCGTCGTCGGCCTCTACCAGACCGGTATCCCGGAGGAGTACCAGCCGGGGCTGAACGTCCGCTTCATGGGCATCGACGGCGCGGCCATCATCAACTACCTCGTCACGGCCTACTACTCGCTGGCCATCCTGGTCCCCGACGCGGCGGGGATCCTGGAGAACGTCCAGCTCGGCCGGACCGCCGACTGA
- a CDS encoding VOC family protein, which produces MAVQPEGKPCWADAMFGDLEGAKRFYGEVLGWTFGESSSEYGHYTQAYADGKAVAAVVPPMPGQEGQSQWCLYFASPDAAASAEKIRENGGEVLMEPMQVGDFGTMCLAREPSGAVFGVWQGGTHEGFEAVATPGAYCWAEVFTREPEKADGFLSGVFPFRMKEIEDHAIDFRMFDIGEETVLGRMKMTDDFPPEVPSYINVYFTVDDCDEAVARATKLGGILRFGPMSSPFGRFAALSDPQGANFSVIDITTTEGEMPRVKEV; this is translated from the coding sequence ATGGCCGTGCAACCTGAAGGAAAGCCCTGCTGGGCCGATGCGATGTTCGGCGACCTCGAGGGCGCCAAGCGCTTCTACGGCGAGGTCCTCGGCTGGACCTTCGGCGAGTCGTCGTCGGAGTACGGCCACTACACGCAGGCCTACGCGGACGGCAAGGCGGTGGCCGCCGTCGTCCCGCCCATGCCCGGCCAGGAGGGGCAGTCGCAGTGGTGCCTCTACTTCGCCTCGCCGGACGCCGCCGCCAGCGCGGAGAAGATCCGTGAGAACGGCGGCGAGGTGCTGATGGAGCCGATGCAGGTCGGCGATTTCGGCACCATGTGCCTGGCCCGGGAGCCCAGCGGGGCCGTGTTCGGGGTCTGGCAGGGAGGCACCCACGAGGGCTTCGAGGCCGTGGCCACCCCGGGCGCCTACTGCTGGGCCGAGGTCTTCACCCGCGAGCCGGAGAAGGCCGACGGCTTCCTTTCCGGGGTCTTCCCCTTCCGGATGAAGGAGATCGAGGACCACGCCATCGACTTCCGCATGTTCGACATCGGTGAGGAGACCGTCCTCGGCCGGATGAAGATGACGGACGACTTCCCGCCCGAGGTGCCCTCGTACATCAACGTCTACTTCACGGTCGACGACTGCGACGAGGCCGTCGCACGGGCCACCAAGCTCGGCGGGATCCTCCGCTTCGGGCCGATGAGCAGCCCCTTCGGCCGGTTCGCGGCGCTCAGCGATCCGCAGGGCGCGAACTTCTCGGTGATCGACATCACCACCACCGAGGGTGAGATGCCGAGGGTCAAGGAGGTCTGA
- a CDS encoding ribonuclease H, with protein sequence MIERMRERVVAACDGASKGNPGPAGWAWVVSDDERTAARWEAGPLGRATNNVAELTALERLLAAVDPDVPLEIRMDSQYAMKAVTTWLPGWKRNGWKTAAGKPVANQDLVVRIDELLDGRSVEFRYVPAHQVDGDPLNDFADRAASQAATVQEAAGSALGSAEPPPSPDTPAAAGAPRKKTPRRTGGGASSRTIKAKFPGRCPCGRSYAAGEAIAKNAQGWGHPECRTAGA encoded by the coding sequence ATGATCGAGCGCATGCGTGAACGTGTGGTGGCCGCGTGCGACGGGGCTTCGAAGGGAAACCCCGGACCGGCCGGATGGGCATGGGTGGTCTCCGACGACGAGCGGACCGCGGCCCGCTGGGAGGCGGGCCCGCTCGGCCGGGCCACCAACAACGTGGCCGAGCTGACCGCCCTGGAGCGTCTGCTCGCGGCCGTGGACCCGGACGTACCGCTGGAGATCCGGATGGACTCCCAGTACGCGATGAAGGCCGTCACCACCTGGCTGCCCGGCTGGAAGCGCAACGGCTGGAAGACGGCCGCCGGCAAGCCCGTCGCCAATCAGGACCTGGTCGTCCGCATCGACGAACTCCTCGACGGCCGGTCCGTCGAGTTCCGCTACGTCCCCGCCCACCAGGTCGACGGCGACCCGCTGAACGACTTCGCCGACCGTGCGGCCAGCCAGGCGGCCACCGTGCAGGAGGCGGCGGGCAGTGCCCTCGGCTCCGCGGAGCCGCCGCCGTCGCCGGACACCCCGGCGGCGGCCGGGGCACCGCGCAAGAAGACGCCCCGCCGCACCGGCGGCGGAGCGTCCTCCCGCACCATCAAGGCCAAGTTCCCCGGCCGCTGCCCGTGCGGCCGCTCCTACGCGGCCGGCGAGGCGATCGCCAAGAACGCGCAGGGCTGGGGCCACCCGGAGTGCCGTACGGCCGGGGCCTGA
- a CDS encoding tyrosinase family protein translates to MTVRKNQAALTATEKKRLTDAFIALKRDGRYDDFVRTHNEFIMSDTDGGERTGHRSPSFLPWHRRFLLDFEAALQSVDSSVALPYWDWSTDRTVRASLWAPDFLGGTGRSSDGRVTDGPFAASTGNWPINVRVDGRTFLRRSLGTSVRDLPTRAEVESVLAMETYDMPPYNSASDGFRNHLEGWRGVNLHNRVHVWVGGQMATGVSPNDPVFWLHHAFVDKLWAEWQRRHPGAGYVPTGGTADVVDLNDTMKPWNDVRPVELLDHTKHYTFDV, encoded by the coding sequence ATGACCGTACGCAAGAACCAGGCCGCCCTGACCGCCACCGAGAAGAAGCGGCTCACCGACGCCTTCATAGCGCTCAAGCGCGACGGACGCTACGATGATTTCGTCCGCACGCACAACGAGTTCATCATGTCCGACACCGACGGCGGTGAGCGCACCGGCCACCGTTCCCCGTCCTTCCTGCCCTGGCACCGCAGATTCCTGCTCGACTTCGAGGCGGCGCTGCAGTCGGTGGACTCCTCGGTGGCGCTGCCGTACTGGGACTGGAGCACCGACCGCACGGTCCGCGCCTCGCTGTGGGCGCCGGACTTCCTCGGCGGTACCGGGCGCAGCTCGGACGGCCGGGTGACGGACGGCCCGTTCGCCGCGTCCACCGGCAACTGGCCGATCAACGTGCGGGTGGACGGCCGGACCTTCCTGCGCCGCTCGCTCGGCACGTCCGTGCGTGACCTGCCGACGCGGGCCGAGGTGGAGTCGGTACTGGCGATGGAGACGTACGACATGCCGCCGTACAACAGCGCCTCGGACGGCTTCCGCAACCACCTGGAGGGGTGGCGCGGGGTCAACCTGCACAACCGGGTCCATGTATGGGTGGGCGGGCAGATGGCCACCGGGGTCTCCCCCAACGACCCGGTGTTCTGGCTGCACCACGCCTTCGTCGACAAGCTGTGGGCCGAGTGGCAGCGCCGGCACCCGGGCGCCGGTTACGTGCCCACGGGCGGCACCGCGGACGTCGTGGACCTGAACGACACGATGAAGCCGTGGAACGACGTGCGCCCGGTGGAGCTGCTGGACCACACGAAGCACTACACGTTCGACGTCTGA
- a CDS encoding tyrosinase cofactor, which produces MPDITRRRALTTAAALAATASAAALVAPAASAAGHDHGHTAPDTFDEVYKGRRIQGRPSSGGGHHHEHGGGYAVFVDGVQLHLMQNADGTWISVVSHYDPVPNPRAAARAAVDELQGAALLPFPAN; this is translated from the coding sequence ATGCCCGACATCACCCGGCGCCGCGCGCTCACCACGGCGGCCGCCCTGGCCGCGACGGCCTCGGCCGCCGCGCTGGTCGCGCCGGCCGCCTCGGCCGCCGGACACGACCACGGCCACACCGCACCCGACACCTTCGACGAGGTCTACAAGGGCCGCCGGATACAGGGCCGGCCGTCGAGCGGAGGCGGTCACCACCACGAACACGGCGGCGGCTACGCGGTGTTCGTCGACGGCGTGCAGCTGCACCTGATGCAGAACGCCGACGGCACCTGGATCAGCGTGGTCAGCCACTACGACCCGGTGCCGAACCCGCGTGCCGCCGCCCGTGCCGCGGTGGACGAGCTGCAGGGCGCGGCCCTGCTGCCCTTCCCCGCCAACTGA
- a CDS encoding FAD-dependent monooxygenase encodes MKVVCVGGGPAGLYLAILLKRQDPAHEITVHERNPEGSTYGWGVTYWRGLLDRLQEHDVASARAIEEASVRWHEGVARVGDLTARQRGDEGFGIGRHRLLDLLADRARTLGVRLEYESEIGAPPAGADLVVAADGVHSALRAHHAGHFGTEVTAGRNHYIWLGTTKVFDAFTFAFTETGHGWIWAYGYGYGDGHSTCVVECSPETFTGLGLDRADRGEGLALLEKLFAGVLDGHPLIGRDGASWLNFRTLTNRAWHHGNLVLLGDAAHTTHYSIGAGTTLALEDAMCLAGALREHGRLPGALAAYERRRRAELLSAQSAARYSARWYENLPRYIHLPPHRMFALLGQRHSPLLPYVPPQLYYGLDKAAGRLEVLRRLKRWLGPRAARTLQARSAAHRD; translated from the coding sequence GTGAAGGTCGTCTGTGTCGGAGGGGGCCCCGCGGGCCTGTATCTCGCCATCCTGCTCAAACGGCAGGACCCGGCGCACGAGATCACGGTCCACGAGCGCAACCCGGAGGGCTCGACCTACGGCTGGGGTGTGACGTACTGGCGCGGTCTGCTCGACAGGCTCCAGGAGCACGACGTCGCCTCGGCCCGGGCGATCGAGGAGGCGTCCGTCCGCTGGCACGAAGGGGTCGCCCGGGTGGGGGACCTGACGGCACGTCAGCGCGGGGACGAGGGTTTCGGCATCGGCCGCCACCGGCTGCTCGACCTGCTCGCCGACCGGGCCCGCACCCTCGGGGTGCGCCTGGAGTACGAGAGCGAGATCGGCGCGCCGCCCGCCGGCGCCGACCTCGTCGTCGCGGCCGACGGGGTGCACAGCGCCCTGCGCGCCCACCACGCCGGGCACTTCGGCACCGAGGTCACCGCCGGCCGCAACCACTACATCTGGCTCGGCACCACCAAGGTCTTCGACGCCTTCACCTTCGCCTTCACCGAGACCGGGCACGGCTGGATCTGGGCCTACGGCTACGGCTACGGCGACGGTCACAGCACCTGTGTCGTCGAGTGCTCCCCGGAGACCTTCACCGGCCTCGGGCTGGACCGGGCCGACCGGGGCGAAGGCCTGGCCCTGCTGGAGAAGCTCTTCGCGGGCGTCCTGGACGGCCACCCGCTCATCGGCCGCGACGGCGCCTCCTGGCTGAACTTCCGCACCCTCACCAACCGGGCCTGGCACCACGGCAACCTCGTCCTGCTCGGCGACGCGGCCCACACCACGCACTACTCCATCGGCGCCGGCACCACCCTCGCACTGGAGGACGCCATGTGCCTCGCCGGCGCCCTGCGCGAGCACGGCCGGCTGCCCGGGGCCCTCGCCGCCTACGAACGCCGGCGCCGGGCCGAGCTGCTGTCCGCGCAGAGCGCGGCCCGCTACAGCGCCCGGTGGTACGAGAACCTGCCCCGCTACATCCACCTGCCACCGCACCGGATGTTCGCCCTGCTCGGTCAGCGCCACTCGCCCCTGCTGCCCTACGTCCCGCCCCAGCTGTACTACGGCCTCGACAAGGCGGCCGGGCGACTGGAGGTGCTGCGCAGGCTGAAGCGCTGGCTCGGCCCGAGAGCGGCACGAACCCTGCAGGCCCGCTCCGCGGCCCACCGGGACTGA